A region from the Lolium perenne isolate Kyuss_39 chromosome 4, Kyuss_2.0, whole genome shotgun sequence genome encodes:
- the LOC127296582 gene encoding metal transporter Nramp2 gives MASRDLAESLLPGAGPSTSHSDEYDERAYDSDDKVSIFVSDDEAADDDGSGARPAFSWRKLWRFTGPGFLMCIAFLDPGNLEGDLQAGAAAGYQLLWLLLWATVMGALVQLLSARLGVVTGKHLAELCREEYPTWATRALWVMTELALVGADIQEVIGSAIAIKILSGGIVPLWGGVVITAFDCFIFLFLENYGVRKLEAFFAVLIATMGISFAIMFGETKPDGKELLIGLVVPKLSSNTIKQAVGIVGCIIMPHNVFLHSALVQSRKIDTKKKSRVQEAVYYYNIESIIALIVSFFINICVTTVFAKGFYGTEQAKNIGLENAGQYLQDKYGSALFPVLYIWAIGLLASGQSSTITGTYAGQFVMGGFLNLRLKKWLRAMITRSFAIIPTMIVAVFFDTEDPTMDVLNESLNVLQSIQIPFALIPLITLVSSEQLMGSFVIGPITKVISWIVTIFLMLINGYLVLSFYTDEVRGTFVRSSLSVVLAVYLAFVVYLIVRNTTLYSRLRSSVSKSS, from the exons ATGGCGTCCCGCGACCTCGCCGAGAGCCTCCTCCCGGGCGCCGGCCCCTCCACCTCCCACTCCGACGAGTACGACGAGCGCGCGTACGACTCGGACGACAAAGTCTCCATCTTTGTCTCCGACGACGAGGCCGccgacgacgacggctccggcGCGCGCCCGGCCTTCTCGTGGCGGAAGCTATGGCGCTTCACGGGCCCCGGGTTCCTCATGTGCATCGCGTTCCTGGATCCGGGGAACCTGGAGGGGGACCTGCAGGCGGGCGCCGCCGCCGGGTACCAGCTCCTCTGGCTGCTTCTCTGGGCGACCGTCATGGGCGCGCTCGTGCAGCTCCTCTCCGCGCGCCTCGGGGTCGTCACCGGGAAGCACCTCGCCGAGCTCTGCCGGGAGGAGTACCCTACCTGGGCCACCCGCGCGCTCTGGGTAATGACGGAGCTGGCGCTCGTCGGCGCAGACATTCAGGAGGTCATTGGCAGCGCGATTGCCATCAAGATCCTCTCCGGCGGCATCGTGCCGCTCTGGGGCGGAGTCGTCATCACCGCGTTCGACTG CTTCATCTTTCTATTCCTGGAGAACTATGGTGTGAGAAAACTGGAAGCATTTTTTGCTGTCTTGATTGCAACCATGGGTATATCATTTGCGATTATGTTTGGTGAAACGAAGCCTGATGGGAAGGAGCTTCTGATTG GTTTGGTGGTTCCAAAGCTGAGCTCAAATACCATCAAGCAGGCGGTAGGAATTGTGGGGTGCATTATCATGCCCCATAATGTTTTCTTGCACTCAGCACTGGTGCAGTCCAGGAAGATTGACACAAAAAAGAAATCCCGTGTTCAAGAAGCAGTTTACTATTACAACATTGAGTCGATTATCGCTCTCATCGTCTCTTTCTTCATTAACATATGTGTTACAACAGTTTTTGCTAAAGGATTTTATGGGACTGAACAAGCTAAGAACATAGGTCTTGAGAATGCTGGCCAGTACTTACAGGACAAATACGGATCTGCGCTGTTTCCTGTCCTCTATATCTGGGCTATTGGGTTGTTAGCGTCTGGACAGAGTAGCACCATCACTGGCACATATGCAGGCCAATTTGTCATGGGAGGTTTCCTTAATCTTCGATTGAAGAAGTGGTTACGAGCAATGATCACACGAAGCTTTGCCATTATCCCAACTATGATCGTGGCTGTATTTTTTGATACTGAAGATCCTACCATGGACGTTCTGAATGAGTCACTCAATGTACTTCAGTCCATACAGATTCCATTTGCACTGATTCCTCTCATCACCCTTGTTTCGAGTGAGCAGCTCATGGGGTCATTTGTGATTGGTCCTATCACCAAA GTGATTAGTTGGATCGTCACGATATTTTTGATGCTCATCAACGGATACCTTGTATTGTCCTTCTATACCGACGAAGTCCGGGGCACATTTGTTCGCTCAAGCTTGTCGGTTGTGCTGGCTGTTTACCTTGCATTCGTCGTCTATCTTATCGTGAGAAACACCACCCTGTATTCTCGCCTTCGCTCATCAGTCTCGAAGAGCTCATGA